ACCTCGCCGGCCTCCGCCAGGATGGACCGGGCTGCGGCCGAGTACCCCTTCGGCTCGACGTTCAGGATCCGGGTCATTCCCGACAGTTCACTCCAGATGGGACTCGTCGATCAAGGTGTCGGCGGGAAGATCCGTCCGGACCCGCCGTCCCACGAGCCCCGCCAGGCCCTCTGGCGGGATGCCGCCGCCGGGCTTCTTCACCGTGAGGTGCTCCGGACCAAGGACCGCCCCCGCCGGGAGGTCCACCGCGGCCACCACGCTCTTGGTGAACACGTCCCGCACCCCGGCGAGCTCCTCCGCCACGGCGTCCTTGTCCACGGGGTTGGCCCGGGCCCGTTCGATGAAACGGACCCCTTCCACCAGCAGCCGAAGCTCCTCCGGCGTGATGGAGGCCGGGACGTCGGGGCCGAACATGCGCCGGGACAGGGTGACGTGGACCTCCAGCATGTCGATGCCGACGGTCGCCGCGGCCACCCCCGCGTGGATGGTTCCGGAGTGGTCCGACAGGCCCACCGCGCAGCCGTACCGCTGCCGGAACAGCTCGATCACGTTCAGGCCCAGGCGCTCCGGCGGCGTCGGGTACATCGTGGTGCACTGCAAC
This region of Actinomycetota bacterium genomic DNA includes:
- a CDS encoding N-acetylneuraminate synthase family protein translates to MPESAAGRCVIVGEVAQAHDGSLGTAHAFIDAIAEAGADGVKFQTHIARAESTPAEPWRVPFSRQDASRYDYWKRMEFTEEQWAGLRAHADERGLRFYSSPFSIEALDLLTRVGVAAWKVASGEVANVQMLDRMAATGLPMIVSTGMSPMAEIDAVVTAIRDRGLDLTLLQCTTMYPTPPERLGLNVIELFRQRYGCAVGLSDHSGTIHAGVAAATVGIDMLEVHVTLSRRMFGPDVPASITPEELRLLVEGVRFIERARANPVDKDAVAEELAGVRDVFTKSVVAAVDLPAGAVLGPEHLTVKKPGGGIPPEGLAGLVGRRVRTDLPADTLIDESHLE